The Verrucomicrobiota bacterium genome includes a region encoding these proteins:
- the crcB gene encoding fluoride efflux transporter CrcB, which translates to MSTLILLAICGALGSLLRYHVGAFVHSSVNRVLASEKEFPYGTLFVNVFGSFILGFLVGVSIHHTLPPIVMTALGIGFCGALTTFSSLAVDVQRFIRDRRYLPAFWNLLLTFILGIGAAWLGFILTKF; encoded by the coding sequence ATGAGCACCCTTATCCTTCTGGCGATTTGTGGGGCACTCGGTTCCCTTCTCCGATACCATGTCGGGGCCTTTGTCCACTCATCAGTGAACCGGGTCCTCGCATCGGAAAAAGAATTTCCTTACGGGACATTATTCGTGAATGTATTCGGTTCCTTTATTCTCGGTTTCCTCGTCGGGGTATCGATTCACCACACACTCCCCCCGATTGTCATGACTGCTTTAGGGATCGGTTTTTGCGGGGCATTAACCACTTTCTCCAGCCTCGCCGTCGATGTACAGAGATTCATCCGTGACAGGAGATATCTCCCTGCTTTCTGGAACCTTCTCCTGACTTTTATCCTCGGGATCGGGGCTGCATGGCTTGGTTTCATCCTCACCAAATTCTAG